In Sphingomonas crocodyli, a genomic segment contains:
- a CDS encoding amidohydrolase, with translation MSNKLKLAIAVALTLAACGQAAKPKSAASDAPPPGKGKGFNHDPFPSTYHAYPGVPTALVGATVYDGEGGRIENGTVLFADGKVTAIGGPDLAIPAGSTVIDAKGKWVTPGVIDIHSHLGDYPSPGVQALSDGNEATGPVTADVWAEHSVWPQDPGFSRALANGGVTTLQILPGSANLMGGRSVVLKNVYARTAQGMKFPGAPYGLKMACGENPKRVYGSKGRQPSTRMGNIAVDRQTWAKAAEYKRKWDKYEEKGGEQPSRDIAMDTLMGVLSGEILIQNHCYRADEMANVIDMAKEFGYHVSAFHHAVEAYKIGDLLKANGVCASVWADWYGFKMESYDGIPENLAILQKTGTCATIHSDDQNGIQRLNQEAGKALASGRRAGIDISDELAWTWLAINPAKALGIADKTGSLKAGKMADVVLWNGNPFSVYTRPEKVWIDGAMLYDAYNPKLRPVSDFELGQPGEGDVK, from the coding sequence GTGTCCAATAAGCTCAAGCTGGCGATTGCCGTCGCGCTGACGCTCGCCGCGTGCGGGCAGGCGGCCAAGCCCAAGTCGGCGGCGTCGGATGCGCCGCCGCCGGGCAAGGGGAAGGGGTTCAACCACGATCCCTTCCCGTCGACCTATCATGCCTATCCGGGTGTCCCGACCGCGTTGGTCGGGGCGACCGTCTATGACGGCGAAGGCGGCCGGATCGAGAATGGGACCGTGCTGTTCGCCGACGGCAAGGTGACGGCGATCGGCGGACCGGACCTCGCGATCCCCGCTGGCTCCACCGTCATCGACGCCAAGGGCAAGTGGGTGACGCCGGGCGTCATCGATATCCACAGCCATCTGGGCGATTATCCGTCGCCGGGTGTGCAGGCGCTGTCGGACGGGAACGAGGCGACCGGCCCCGTGACCGCCGACGTCTGGGCCGAACATAGCGTGTGGCCGCAGGATCCGGGCTTCAGCCGTGCGCTGGCCAATGGCGGGGTGACAACGCTGCAGATCCTGCCGGGTTCGGCGAACCTGATGGGTGGCCGCTCGGTCGTCCTCAAGAACGTCTATGCCCGCACCGCGCAGGGCATGAAGTTCCCCGGTGCGCCTTATGGCCTGAAGATGGCGTGCGGTGAGAACCCCAAGCGCGTCTATGGATCGAAGGGGCGCCAGCCCTCGACCCGCATGGGCAATATCGCGGTCGATCGCCAGACCTGGGCGAAGGCGGCCGAATATAAGCGCAAGTGGGACAAATATGAGGAGAAGGGCGGCGAGCAGCCGTCGCGCGATATCGCGATGGACACGCTGATGGGCGTGCTGAGCGGCGAAATCCTGATCCAGAACCACTGCTACCGCGCCGACGAAATGGCCAACGTAATCGATATGGCCAAGGAGTTCGGCTATCACGTATCGGCCTTCCATCACGCGGTGGAGGCTTACAAGATCGGCGATCTGCTGAAGGCGAACGGGGTCTGCGCGTCCGTCTGGGCGGACTGGTATGGCTTCAAGATGGAAAGCTATGACGGCATTCCGGAGAACCTTGCGATCCTGCAGAAGACCGGCACCTGCGCGACGATCCATTCGGACGATCAGAACGGCATCCAGCGGCTGAACCAGGAAGCGGGCAAGGCGCTCGCTTCGGGCCGCCGCGCCGGGATCGACATTTCGGACGAACTCGCCTGGACGTGGCTGGCGATCAACCCGGCCAAGGCGCTGGGCATCGCCGACAAGACGGGCAGCCTGAAGGCCGGCAAGATGGCCGACGTGGTGCTGTGGAACGGCAATCCGTTCAGCGTCTATACCCGGCCGGAGAAGGTGTGGATCGACGGGGCGATGCTCTACGACGCCTATAATCCGAAGCTGCGCCCGGTGAGCGACTTCGAGCTTGGCCAGCCCGGCGAGGGAGACGTGAAATGA
- a CDS encoding amidohydrolase family protein, producing MKHLLLAAAALIATPLSAETVAITGGTVAIGDGSQPIQGGTVVIANGRVVAAGAGVAVPAGARVVDATGKWVSPGIVAPISTLGIVDGYGMNETNDAQTKGSPFSAAIDVSTSINTSGQGIATERSSGTTRAFVIPAAGNTMFGGQGAVIDLGADVDPVTKPRAFQYVELGEDAGDHGGGTRPAAHVLLRAALVAAQNPAQVDWLSKDSLITKQDAQALGPVIRGTMPLLVHVERVADIRAALALKADYPAIKLVLVGATEGWRIADQIAAAKVPVIAAAITDLPERFETLAATQSNVGRLTKAGVLVAISNVDASEGPYESYLTQFAGNLVAITKIPGATGLDWGQAFATITSKPAEAIGMGGEIGSLRPGRHADVVIWDGDPLEIASAPVAIWIDGVAQPMTSRQTRLRDRYLDPTEKALPKAYEY from the coding sequence ATGAAGCATCTCCTTCTGGCAGCAGCCGCGCTGATCGCCACGCCGCTTTCGGCCGAAACCGTCGCCATCACCGGCGGCACCGTCGCGATCGGGGATGGATCGCAGCCGATCCAGGGCGGCACCGTCGTCATCGCCAATGGCCGCGTCGTGGCGGCCGGAGCGGGCGTCGCGGTGCCGGCGGGCGCACGGGTGGTCGATGCGACGGGCAAGTGGGTGTCCCCCGGCATCGTCGCGCCGATCTCCACGCTCGGCATCGTCGACGGTTACGGGATGAACGAAACTAACGACGCGCAGACCAAGGGTTCGCCCTTTTCCGCCGCGATCGACGTTTCGACGTCGATCAACACCAGCGGGCAGGGGATCGCGACCGAACGATCGAGCGGCACCACGCGCGCCTTCGTGATTCCGGCGGCAGGCAACACGATGTTCGGCGGGCAGGGCGCGGTGATCGATCTGGGCGCCGATGTCGATCCAGTGACGAAGCCGCGCGCATTCCAATATGTCGAGCTGGGCGAGGATGCGGGCGATCATGGCGGCGGCACCCGCCCGGCCGCGCACGTCCTGCTCCGCGCCGCGCTCGTCGCCGCGCAAAACCCCGCGCAGGTGGATTGGCTCAGCAAGGACTCGCTGATCACGAAGCAGGACGCGCAGGCGCTCGGCCCGGTGATCCGGGGCACGATGCCGCTGCTCGTCCATGTTGAGCGGGTGGCGGATATCCGCGCGGCGCTTGCGCTCAAGGCCGACTATCCGGCTATCAAGCTGGTGCTGGTGGGGGCCACGGAGGGCTGGCGCATCGCCGACCAGATCGCGGCCGCGAAGGTCCCGGTAATCGCGGCGGCGATCACCGACCTGCCCGAGCGGTTCGAGACACTGGCGGCGACCCAGTCGAACGTCGGACGGCTGACCAAGGCGGGCGTTCTGGTCGCGATTTCCAACGTCGATGCTTCGGAAGGGCCGTATGAATCCTATCTGACCCAGTTCGCCGGCAATCTGGTGGCGATCACCAAGATTCCGGGTGCGACCGGGCTCGATTGGGGGCAGGCCTTCGCCACGATCACGTCGAAACCCGCCGAGGCGATCGGCATGGGCGGGGAGATCGGATCGCTGCGTCCGGGTCGCCATGCCGATGTCGTGATCTGGGACGGCGATCCGCTGGAGATCGCATCCGCGCCCGTCGCGATCTGGATCGACGGCGTTGCTCAGCCGATGACGAGCCGTCAAACGCGCCTGCGCGACCGCTATCTCGATCCGACCGAGAAGGCGCTGCCCAAGGCGTACGAGTATTGA
- the glmM gene encoding phosphoglucosamine mutase has protein sequence MARKYFGTDGIRGRTNETPMTAEIAMKVGQAAGAHFLRGDHRHRVVIGKDTRLSGYMMESALVAGFTSVGMDVVMVGPMPTPAVALLTRAMRADLGVMISASHNPFFDNGIKLFGPDGYKLSDDDEAAIEAALDKPAKLAKSADIGRARRVEDARGRYVHAIKSSFPEHLRLDGLRIVVDCANGAAYNVAPMTLWELGADVISMGVEPNGTNINDKCGSTDPKALQEKVRETRADIGIALDGDADRLIVVDNLGRIVDGDQLMALIATGALKRGELKGGGIVATVMSNLGLERYLAGLGLTLHRTQVGDRYVVEAMRSEGFNIGGEQSGHIVMSDHATTGDGMIAALQVLAQLVESGKPASKLLHLFDPLPQLLKNVRFAGGEPLKDDKVKAAIADAEKQLDGTGRLVIRKSGTEPLIRVMAEGEDKKLVEAMVDQICEAVRKAA, from the coding sequence ATGGCGCGCAAATATTTCGGCACCGATGGTATCCGGGGCCGGACCAACGAAACCCCGATGACCGCCGAGATCGCGATGAAGGTCGGCCAGGCCGCCGGCGCGCATTTCCTGCGCGGCGATCATCGCCATCGCGTCGTGATCGGCAAGGATACGCGCCTGAGCGGTTACATGATGGAATCGGCGCTGGTCGCGGGCTTCACCAGCGTGGGCATGGACGTGGTCATGGTCGGCCCGATGCCGACGCCTGCGGTCGCGCTGCTGACCCGCGCGATGCGCGCCGATCTGGGCGTGATGATCTCCGCCAGCCACAACCCCTTCTTCGACAACGGCATCAAGCTGTTCGGTCCCGACGGCTACAAATTGAGCGACGATGACGAGGCGGCGATCGAAGCTGCGCTCGACAAGCCCGCCAAGCTCGCCAAATCGGCCGATATCGGCCGCGCCCGCCGCGTCGAGGATGCGCGTGGCCGCTATGTCCACGCGATCAAATCGAGCTTTCCCGAACATCTGCGACTCGATGGGCTGCGCATCGTCGTCGATTGCGCGAACGGCGCGGCATACAACGTCGCGCCGATGACGCTGTGGGAACTGGGCGCCGACGTGATTTCGATGGGCGTCGAGCCCAACGGCACGAACATCAACGACAAATGCGGATCGACCGACCCCAAAGCGTTGCAGGAAAAGGTGCGCGAGACGCGCGCCGACATCGGTATCGCGCTGGACGGGGATGCGGATCGCCTGATCGTGGTCGACAATCTGGGCCGCATCGTCGACGGCGACCAGCTGATGGCGCTGATCGCGACCGGGGCGCTCAAGCGCGGCGAACTCAAGGGTGGCGGGATCGTTGCTACGGTGATGTCGAACCTGGGCCTCGAACGCTATCTGGCGGGCCTGGGCCTGACGCTCCATCGCACCCAGGTGGGCGATCGTTATGTGGTCGAGGCGATGCGGTCCGAAGGCTTCAACATCGGCGGCGAACAATCGGGGCATATCGTCATGTCCGATCACGCGACGACCGGCGACGGCATGATCGCGGCGCTGCAGGTGCTTGCGCAACTGGTCGAAAGCGGAAAGCCCGCGAGCAAGCTGCTCCACCTGTTCGATCCGCTGCCGCAGCTGCTCAAGAACGTCCGCTTCGCGGGTGGCGAGCCGCTGAAGGACGACAAGGTCAAGGCCGCGATCGCCGATGCCGAAAAGCAGCTCGACGGCACCGGCCGCCTCGTGATCCGCAAATCGGGCACCGAGCCGCTGATCCGCGTGATGGCCGAAGGCGAGGACAAGAAGCTGGTCGAGGCGATGGTCGACCAGATTTGCGAGGCGGTGCGCAAGGCGGCGTGA
- the thiD gene encoding bifunctional hydroxymethylpyrimidine kinase/phosphomethylpyrimidine kinase: MDRTIKRILIIAGSDSGGGAGIQADIKTVTMLGGHAMTAITALTAQNTLGVTGVMPVPAGFVIEQIDAVVSDIGVDAVKIGMIGSAEVVNAVADRLAALDTVPIVFDPVMVATSGSLLADEATIAAFGRLMDIATVVTPNLPELGVLGGSAEALAARHGCAVLAKGGHGEGVDLIDRLVTADGRSTEWTSERIETRHTHGTGCTLASAIATGLGQGRPLSEAVEKARDFVRASLLAAPGLGNGHGPMRQGLVR, encoded by the coding sequence TTGGATAGAACGATAAAGCGCATCCTCATCATCGCCGGATCGGACTCGGGCGGCGGCGCGGGTATTCAGGCCGATATCAAGACGGTGACGATGCTGGGCGGCCACGCGATGACCGCGATCACCGCGCTGACGGCGCAGAACACGTTGGGCGTGACCGGGGTGATGCCGGTGCCGGCCGGCTTCGTGATCGAGCAGATTGATGCGGTGGTGAGCGACATCGGCGTCGATGCCGTGAAGATCGGGATGATCGGATCGGCCGAGGTGGTGAACGCGGTCGCCGATCGGCTCGCGGCGCTCGACACTGTGCCGATCGTCTTCGATCCGGTGATGGTCGCGACCAGTGGTTCGTTATTGGCCGACGAGGCGACGATCGCGGCGTTCGGGCGGCTGATGGATATTGCGACGGTGGTGACGCCCAACCTGCCCGAGCTGGGCGTGCTGGGCGGATCGGCCGAGGCGCTGGCGGCGCGGCACGGCTGCGCGGTGCTGGCCAAGGGCGGGCATGGCGAGGGTGTGGACCTGATCGATCGTCTCGTCACCGCCGATGGCCGATCGACCGAATGGACATCCGAGCGGATCGAGACGCGGCACACGCACGGCACAGGCTGCACGCTGGCCAGCGCGATCGCGACCGGGCTGGGGCAAGGGCGGCCGCTTTCCGAGGCTGTGGAGAAAGCGCGCGATTTCGTCCGTGCCAGCCTGCTTGCAGCACCGGGTCTCGGAAATGGGCATGGACCGATGAGGCAGGGTCTGGTTCGATAG
- a CDS encoding JAB domain-containing protein: MRRNDLPFSSAGSRERLTGPEDVMRLFDADAAHEASESVQIFHLDSDRHLLGRSIVAGGDEGAVDLPIRRIIGEALELGSSMLVIAHNHPSGDPAPSRADQLATRKLADIARALDIRLLDHMIVAGDRSYSFAESGLL, translated from the coding sequence GTGCGGCGAAACGATCTTCCCTTCTCCAGCGCGGGCAGCCGCGAGCGGCTGACCGGCCCGGAAGATGTGATGCGTCTTTTCGACGCCGATGCCGCGCACGAAGCCTCCGAAAGCGTCCAGATCTTTCATCTCGATTCCGACAGGCACCTGCTGGGCCGATCGATCGTCGCGGGTGGGGATGAAGGCGCGGTCGACCTGCCGATCCGGCGTATCATCGGCGAGGCGCTAGAGCTGGGATCATCGATGCTCGTCATCGCCCACAATCATCCCAGCGGCGATCCCGCGCCGAGCCGGGCGGACCAACTGGCTACCAGGAAGCTGGCCGACATCGCCCGCGCGCTCGATATCCGCCTGCTCGATCACATGATCGTGGCCGGAGACCGCAGCTACAGCTTTGCCGAGAGCGGCCTGCTTTAA
- the glmS gene encoding glutamine--fructose-6-phosphate transaminase (isomerizing) produces the protein MCGIIGILGNQDVSGRLLEGLRRLEYRGYDSAGICTIHDGALDRRRAEGKLDNLAKKLDAEPLPGIIGIAHTRWATHGAPTQDNAHPHATGEVALVHNGIIENFKPLRDELIAKGRTFTSQTDTEVVAHLISADVEAGMEPIEAVRTNLKRLHGAFALAILFRQHPDLLIGARLGSPLVVGYGENETYLGSDALALAPLTQKIAYLEEGDWVVITRAGTQIYDKDDQPVERPVVNSGVSSLTIDKGNHRHFMLKEIYEQPIVVAQTLKSYVRRLDEQVSLPTPDFDLGSIRRVTIVACGTSYYAGMVAKYWFEQFARVPVDLDVASEFRYRAPVMEEGGLMIVISQSGETADTLAALRHARAEGQKIAAVVNVPTSTMAREADLLLPTHAGPEIGVASTKAFTCQLAVLAALAANLARAKGRLNPREEKEVVRHLAEAPAAINGALAYDEAIEAMAHLIAPARDVLYLGRGTDYPLALEGALKLKEISYIHAEGYAAGEMKHGPIALIDENVPVIVIAPSGPLFDKTVSNMQEVQARGGKVVLISDYDGIQAAGDGCMATITMPKVHPLIAPIVYAIPVQLLAYHVAVLKGTDVDQPRNLAKSVTVE, from the coding sequence ATGTGCGGAATCATCGGTATTCTCGGCAATCAGGACGTTTCCGGCCGGCTGCTCGAAGGGCTGCGGCGGCTCGAATATCGCGGCTATGACTCGGCGGGCATCTGCACGATCCACGACGGCGCGCTCGATCGCCGCCGCGCGGAGGGCAAGCTCGACAATCTGGCCAAGAAGCTCGATGCGGAGCCGCTGCCCGGCATCATCGGCATCGCCCACACCCGCTGGGCGACCCACGGCGCGCCGACGCAGGACAATGCGCACCCGCACGCCACCGGCGAAGTCGCCCTGGTCCACAACGGAATCATCGAGAATTTCAAGCCGCTGCGCGACGAACTGATCGCCAAGGGCCGCACCTTCACGAGCCAGACGGACACCGAAGTCGTCGCCCACCTGATCTCCGCCGATGTCGAGGCGGGGATGGAGCCGATTGAGGCCGTTCGCACCAATTTGAAGCGCCTCCACGGCGCCTTCGCGCTCGCCATCCTGTTCCGCCAGCATCCCGATCTGCTGATCGGCGCGCGCCTGGGTTCGCCGCTGGTCGTCGGCTATGGCGAGAATGAGACCTATCTCGGCTCCGATGCGCTCGCCCTCGCCCCGCTGACGCAGAAGATCGCCTATCTCGAGGAAGGCGACTGGGTCGTTATCACCCGCGCGGGCACGCAGATCTACGACAAGGACGATCAGCCGGTCGAACGCCCGGTCGTCAATTCGGGCGTGTCGAGCCTGACGATCGACAAGGGCAATCACCGCCACTTCATGCTCAAGGAGATTTACGAGCAGCCGATCGTCGTGGCGCAGACGCTCAAATCCTATGTCCGCCGCCTGGACGAGCAGGTGTCATTGCCGACCCCCGATTTCGATCTCGGATCGATCCGCCGCGTGACGATCGTCGCGTGCGGGACCAGCTATTATGCCGGCATGGTCGCCAAATATTGGTTCGAACAGTTCGCGCGCGTCCCCGTCGACCTCGATGTCGCATCCGAGTTCCGCTATCGCGCGCCGGTGATGGAGGAAGGCGGGCTGATGATCGTCATCAGCCAGTCGGGCGAAACCGCCGACACACTCGCCGCCCTGCGCCATGCCCGCGCCGAAGGACAGAAGATCGCCGCCGTCGTCAACGTCCCCACATCGACGATGGCGCGCGAGGCCGATCTGCTGCTGCCGACCCATGCCGGCCCGGAAATCGGCGTCGCCTCCACCAAGGCGTTCACCTGCCAGCTCGCGGTGCTGGCCGCGCTCGCCGCCAATCTCGCCCGCGCCAAGGGCCGCCTCAACCCGCGTGAGGAGAAGGAGGTCGTCCGCCACCTCGCCGAAGCGCCCGCCGCGATCAACGGCGCGCTGGCCTATGACGAGGCGATCGAAGCGATGGCGCACCTGATCGCCCCGGCGCGCGACGTGCTCTATCTGGGCCGCGGCACCGATTATCCGCTCGCGCTCGAAGGCGCGCTAAAACTCAAGGAAATCAGCTATATCCACGCCGAAGGTTATGCGGCGGGTGAAATGAAGCACGGCCCGATCGCGCTGATCGACGAGAATGTGCCTGTCATCGTCATCGCGCCGTCCGGTCCGCTGTTCGATAAGACCGTGTCGAACATGCAGGAGGTGCAGGCGCGCGGCGGCAAGGTCGTGCTGATCTCCGACTATGACGGGATCCAGGCGGCGGGCGACGGCTGCATGGCGACGATCACGATGCCCAAAGTCCATCCGCTGATCGCCCCGATCGTCTATGCGATCCCGGTTCAGCTGCTCGCTTATCATGTCGCGGTACTGAAGGGCACCGACGTCGATCAGCCGCGGAATTTGGCGAAATCCGTCACGGTGGAGTGA
- a CDS encoding type II toxin-antitoxin system VapC family toxin, which produces MSDPFFDTNILIDWLLDRSPAITELGRYPRHRISRIVWTEVLAGEPAATRDEVRFLLQPFEVVEMDQRTAVAAADIRYRTRMKLLDAMILATSQVHGAILITRNTKDFPATMPGIRVPYTL; this is translated from the coding sequence GTGAGCGACCCGTTCTTCGACACCAACATCCTGATCGACTGGCTTCTGGATCGCTCGCCGGCCATCACGGAACTGGGCCGCTATCCGCGGCATCGGATCAGCCGGATCGTTTGGACCGAAGTGCTGGCGGGCGAACCCGCAGCGACGCGTGATGAGGTGCGCTTCCTTCTACAGCCGTTCGAAGTCGTCGAGATGGATCAACGAACCGCTGTCGCTGCGGCGGATATTCGCTATCGCACGCGGATGAAGCTGCTCGATGCCATGATCCTCGCGACCTCGCAGGTTCACGGCGCTATCCTGATTACACGCAACACCAAGGATTTCCCGGCAACGATGCCGGGCATCCGCGTTCCCTACACCCTCTGA
- a CDS encoding ribbon-helix-helix domain-containing protein — translation MRTLVDLPEDDIRWLDHKAAETGQSRAAMVREAVSAYRAESSKDWIARGAGYWKNRTDIGDPVEYQRAMRADRDDGQG, via the coding sequence ATGCGAACACTGGTCGATCTTCCCGAAGACGATATTCGATGGCTCGACCATAAGGCGGCCGAGACCGGCCAGTCGCGTGCCGCGATGGTGCGCGAAGCCGTCTCCGCCTATCGCGCGGAATCGAGCAAGGACTGGATCGCGCGCGGCGCGGGCTATTGGAAAAATCGCACCGATATCGGCGATCCCGTCGAATATCAGCGCGCGATGCGCGCGGATCGCGATGACGGCCAGGGCTAG
- a CDS encoding hemerythrin domain-containing protein: MHDFHTLMIEHDRLDRLAIELLEIVAGEPDPATALAVRADLSVTLDDHLSKEDGFLYDRLLGNAEEDCYPARVREFHSCFAALAADWKDYLQLWDNECVSADWTGFVSETAAMMERLRARIKAENDLLYPLALQKNHIRLRAAA; this comes from the coding sequence ATGCATGATTTCCACACGCTGATGATCGAACATGACCGCCTCGACAGGCTGGCGATCGAGCTGCTCGAAATCGTCGCCGGCGAACCCGATCCCGCCACCGCGCTCGCAGTGCGCGCCGACTTGTCGGTCACGCTCGACGATCATCTGAGCAAGGAAGACGGCTTCCTCTACGATCGCCTGCTCGGCAATGCCGAGGAGGATTGCTACCCCGCCCGCGTCCGCGAATTCCACAGCTGCTTCGCGGCCCTCGCGGCGGACTGGAAAGACTATCTCCAGCTCTGGGACAATGAGTGCGTGTCCGCCGACTGGACCGGGTTCGTCAGCGAAACCGCCGCGATGATGGAGCGCCTGCGCGCCCGCATCAAAGCGGAGAACGACCTGCTCTATCCGCTGGCGCTCCAGAAGAACCACATCCGCCTGCGCGCCGCCGCCTGA
- the glmU gene encoding bifunctional UDP-N-acetylglucosamine diphosphorylase/glucosamine-1-phosphate N-acetyltransferase GlmU, whose translation MQTRPFAALILAAGKGTRMKSDLHKVLHPIAGLPMLGHLLASVDALGAERRVVVTGAGREQVEAYVAPRGVAVATQEPQLGTAHAVQQGETALEGFDGDVLILYGDVPLVRPETMQAMLDRLNAPDAPVAVVLGFRPADALAYGRILSRADGTIEKMVEYKDATPEERAIDLCNSGLMAVRAADLWPLLAKVGNDNAAGEYYLPDIVMIAREAGRASAVIEAAPWEVAGVNSRAELAGVEAEWQGRRRLAAMTDGATLIAPDTVWFAYDTKIGRDVIVEPNIFFGPGATIGDNVTIHAFSHIEGATVENGAELGPYARLRPGAEIGPKAKVGNFVEIKKAKLGPGAKANHLSYIGDADVGAKANIGAGTITCNYDGFLKYKTTIGEGAFIGSNSALVAPVTIGDGAIVGAGSVVTCNVNSDALAIARGKQEERNGWAATFRDKMAAKKAEKR comes from the coding sequence ATGCAGACTCGCCCCTTCGCCGCCCTCATCCTCGCCGCCGGAAAGGGCACGCGGATGAAGTCCGATCTCCACAAGGTGCTCCATCCGATCGCCGGCCTGCCCATGCTCGGCCACCTGCTCGCCAGCGTCGATGCGCTGGGGGCGGAGCGCAGGGTAGTGGTGACGGGCGCGGGCCGCGAACAGGTCGAAGCCTATGTCGCCCCGCGCGGAGTCGCGGTCGCCACGCAGGAGCCGCAGCTTGGCACCGCCCACGCCGTCCAGCAGGGCGAAACCGCTCTCGAGGGCTTTGATGGCGACGTCCTGATCCTCTACGGCGATGTGCCCCTCGTCCGCCCCGAAACGATGCAGGCGATGCTCGATCGGCTGAACGCCCCCGATGCGCCGGTCGCCGTCGTGCTGGGCTTCCGCCCGGCGGACGCGCTCGCTTATGGCCGCATCCTTTCGCGCGCCGACGGCACGATCGAAAAGATGGTCGAATATAAGGACGCGACACCCGAGGAGCGCGCAATAGACCTGTGCAATTCGGGCCTGATGGCGGTGCGCGCCGCCGACCTATGGCCGCTGCTCGCCAAGGTCGGCAACGACAATGCCGCGGGCGAATATTATCTGCCCGACATCGTGATGATCGCGAGGGAAGCGGGCCGCGCCTCGGCGGTGATCGAAGCCGCGCCGTGGGAAGTCGCCGGCGTCAACAGCCGCGCCGAACTCGCAGGGGTCGAGGCCGAATGGCAGGGCCGCCGCCGGCTCGCGGCGATGACCGACGGCGCGACCCTGATCGCGCCGGACACCGTATGGTTTGCATATGATACCAAGATCGGTCGCGATGTTATTGTAGAACCGAATATTTTCTTCGGACCAGGCGCCACGATCGGCGACAATGTGACCATCCACGCCTTCAGCCACATCGAGGGCGCGACGGTCGAAAATGGCGCCGAGCTCGGCCCCTATGCCCGGCTTCGTCCCGGCGCGGAGATCGGCCCCAAGGCCAAGGTCGGCAATTTCGTCGAGATCAAGAAGGCGAAGCTTGGGCCGGGCGCGAAGGCCAATCACCTGAGCTATATCGGCGATGCCGATGTCGGCGCGAAGGCCAATATCGGCGCAGGCACGATCACCTGCAATTACGATGGCTTCCTTAAGTACAAGACCACGATCGGCGAAGGCGCCTTCATCGGATCGAACAGCGCGCTGGTCGCCCCGGTGACGATCGGCGACGGCGCGATCGTCGGCGCGGGATCGGTCGTGACCTGCAACGTCAATTCCGATGCCCTCGCCATCGCCCGCGGCAAGCAGGAGGAGCGCAACGGCTGGGCCGCGACCTTCCGGGACAAGATGGCAGCGAAAAAGGCGGAAAAGCGCTGA
- the gph gene encoding phosphoglycolate phosphatase (PGP is an essential enzyme in the glycolate salvage pathway in higher organisms (photorespiration in plants). Phosphoglycolate results from the oxidase activity of RubisCO in the Calvin cycle when concentrations of carbon dioxide are low relative to oxygen. This enzyme is a member of the Haloacid Dehalogenase (HAD) superfamily of aspartate-nucleophile hydrolase enzymes (PF00702).) has protein sequence MADFPFDVVAFDLDGTLADTAPDLTGALNHALGELGRPPVSADSVRGMIGHGARALLQKGLGATGGATEELVERGFPIFIDHYVAHIADGTQIFPGLESALDALAARGVKLAVCTNKAEGLARALIDALGWERRFDALVGGDTLPTKKPDPAMLFEAIARCGGGRAAYVGDSITDTDTGRNAGIPTIAVTFGFSDRAPELLGASALIAHYDALIPTLERLAP, from the coding sequence ATGGCCGATTTTCCCTTCGACGTCGTCGCCTTCGATCTCGACGGCACGCTTGCCGATACCGCGCCCGATCTGACGGGGGCGCTCAATCACGCGCTGGGCGAACTGGGGCGCCCGCCGGTGTCGGCGGACAGCGTACGCGGGATGATCGGGCACGGCGCCCGCGCGCTGCTCCAGAAGGGGCTGGGTGCGACGGGCGGCGCGACCGAGGAACTGGTCGAGCGCGGCTTTCCGATCTTCATCGATCATTATGTCGCGCATATCGCCGATGGGACGCAGATTTTTCCGGGTCTGGAAAGCGCGCTCGATGCGCTGGCGGCGCGGGGCGTGAAGTTGGCGGTCTGCACGAACAAGGCCGAGGGTCTTGCGCGTGCGCTGATCGATGCGCTGGGCTGGGAGCGGCGGTTCGATGCGCTGGTGGGTGGAGATACGCTGCCGACGAAGAAGCCCGATCCCGCGATGCTGTTCGAAGCGATCGCGCGCTGCGGCGGCGGTCGGGCGGCCTATGTCGGCGATTCGATCACCGACACCGATACCGGCCGGAATGCGGGCATACCGACGATCGCGGTGACGTTCGGGTTTTCGGATCGTGCGCCCGAACTGCTCGGCGCCAGCGCGCTGATCGCTCATTACGACGCGCTTATTCCGACGCTGGAACGCCTCGCGCCTTGA